A stretch of bacterium DNA encodes these proteins:
- a CDS encoding DUF72 domain-containing protein, whose product MAVLRIGTCSWKYGSWKGLVYSAEKGINFLEEYAAKFDTVEVDQWFWSLHGPGKITLPRNDTVNEYAASVPKDFRFTVKAPNSVTLSHFRNRSRSAALEENPDFLSVELFSRFLDTLAPLHGQLGPVMLQFEYLNRQKMPAQDLFLDRLADFLSGIPRDFPIGIESRNPNYLNKKYFNLLAEHRAHHVFLQGYYMPPITEVFKEHGAPVSGSCVLRLHGPDRKGIEEKTGGNWSSRIEPRDDELREIVDMTHTLLAQDVDVYLNVNNHYEGSAPMTIERVREMLQL is encoded by the coding sequence ATGGCAGTTCTGCGCATCGGCACATGCAGCTGGAAATACGGGTCATGGAAGGGACTGGTGTATTCCGCGGAGAAAGGGATCAATTTCCTAGAGGAATATGCTGCGAAGTTCGATACGGTCGAAGTGGATCAGTGGTTCTGGTCGCTGCATGGACCAGGGAAAATCACCCTTCCGCGAAATGATACCGTGAACGAATATGCAGCAAGCGTACCGAAGGATTTTCGCTTCACGGTCAAGGCGCCCAACTCCGTGACGCTGTCCCATTTCCGCAATCGATCCCGGTCCGCAGCGCTGGAGGAAAATCCGGATTTCCTCTCCGTCGAGCTTTTCTCGCGCTTCCTCGACACTCTTGCGCCGCTGCATGGTCAGCTGGGACCGGTGATGCTGCAGTTCGAGTACCTGAACCGGCAGAAAATGCCCGCGCAGGATCTTTTCCTCGACCGGCTGGCAGATTTCCTTTCCGGCATCCCCCGGGATTTCCCCATCGGTATCGAATCCCGAAATCCGAACTACCTCAACAAAAAGTATTTCAACCTTCTTGCAGAACACAGGGCGCATCACGTGTTTCTGCAGGGGTACTACATGCCACCGATTACCGAGGTCTTCAAGGAGCATGGAGCGCCCGTCAGTGGAAGCTGCGTCCTGCGACTGCACGGACCCGACAGAAAAGGGATAGAGGAAAAGACAGGTGGGAACTGGAGCAGCCGCATCGAACCCCGCGACGATGAACTCCGCGAAATCGTGGATATGACACATACCCTGCTCGCACAGGACGTGGATGTGTACCTGAATGTCAACAATCATTACGAAGGATCCGCGCCGATGACCATCGAACGTGTGCGCGAAATGCTTCAGCTGTAA
- a CDS encoding OmpA family protein — MKSRLLVPLLFMLLSTAVIAQQNEEDDTQRPRYGVFGDYALNYHSADFQRLPGVPNCCPRFEEGDGSGFMLGLLYELPLMQKLSLLVRLGYVDYSGLLSAEEKEMLFVSPTFYEGTFEHTVDASLAAIALEPMIAYNIAGGLSLLGGLQAGLVTTAQYEQVETIIDPPDRGVFVDTQQRTRNFSAGDIPDASSFVAFLVGGLRYEVPLNDRGTLFAAPEALYSLGLTQVVSDLTWSVNTFRIGVALMYRPRAERVRIVAPPPPPPPPPPPPPPPELMAAVTASGVTDAGRELPIATIRVEEFISSEMRPLLNYVFFDENSSTLPDRYDKLSKPETASFTMLQLKQLDNLETYHHVLNIIGSRMLEHPEATLQLVGNNSDEGVEAGNTQLSKQRAETVRDYFASVWGIAPNRLRIEARDLPAKPSNIEEVDGIQENRRVEIYSNVPEILDPVIIDDTLRSVNPPLIRFRPDVQSDAGVIDWALRVRQGEKDLKGFRGKLNPPETIDWEVQNERESIPRSDEDLTYILTVTDAAQQVASSEAGRLPVEQITVQKKRREQMGDRIIDRYNLILFDFNSEKLGPRNERIIDMIRPRIAENATVTITGFTDRIGETSVNEPLSQGRARSAARALGVPPERATGQGETNMYTNDLPEGRFYCRTVTILVETPVE; from the coding sequence GTGAAGTCACGCCTGCTTGTTCCGCTGCTTTTCATGTTGCTTTCGACGGCCGTCATCGCCCAGCAAAACGAGGAGGATGATACGCAACGGCCCCGCTATGGCGTATTCGGTGATTACGCGCTGAACTACCACAGCGCGGATTTCCAGCGCCTGCCGGGTGTGCCCAACTGCTGTCCCCGATTCGAGGAAGGTGACGGCAGCGGCTTCATGCTCGGCCTGCTCTATGAGCTGCCGCTCATGCAGAAGCTTTCGCTGCTGGTGCGGCTGGGTTACGTGGATTACAGCGGACTGCTTTCAGCCGAGGAGAAGGAAATGCTGTTTGTTTCTCCCACCTTTTACGAAGGCACCTTCGAGCATACGGTAGATGCCTCGCTTGCCGCCATTGCTCTTGAACCGATGATCGCATACAATATTGCAGGCGGACTTTCGCTGCTTGGCGGATTGCAGGCGGGTCTGGTCACGACGGCACAGTACGAACAGGTCGAGACCATTATCGATCCACCTGACCGTGGTGTGTTCGTCGATACGCAGCAGCGTACGAGGAATTTTTCCGCGGGGGACATTCCTGATGCTTCCTCCTTCGTCGCTTTCCTCGTGGGCGGATTGCGCTACGAGGTGCCGCTGAATGATCGGGGCACGCTGTTCGCTGCACCGGAAGCGCTGTACTCACTCGGACTGACACAGGTAGTGTCTGATCTCACATGGTCCGTCAATACCTTTCGCATCGGTGTTGCCCTGATGTATCGTCCCAGAGCGGAAAGGGTTCGCATCGTTGCTCCACCGCCTCCACCTCCGCCGCCCCCGCCACCCCCGCCACCACCTGAGCTCATGGCTGCGGTCACGGCATCCGGGGTGACGGATGCAGGCAGGGAACTGCCGATCGCGACGATTCGAGTGGAAGAGTTCATTTCCTCCGAAATGCGTCCCCTGCTCAACTATGTGTTCTTTGATGAGAATTCCTCCACGCTCCCGGATCGGTATGACAAGCTTTCGAAGCCGGAGACCGCGTCCTTTACCATGCTGCAGCTCAAGCAGCTCGACAATCTCGAGACCTACCATCATGTTCTGAACATCATCGGCAGTCGCATGCTCGAGCATCCGGAGGCAACGCTGCAGCTGGTTGGAAATAACAGTGATGAAGGCGTGGAAGCCGGGAATACGCAGCTGTCGAAGCAGCGCGCGGAAACGGTACGTGACTACTTTGCGTCCGTGTGGGGCATTGCGCCGAATCGCCTTCGTATCGAAGCCCGCGATCTTCCGGCAAAGCCTTCGAACATCGAGGAAGTCGACGGCATTCAGGAAAACCGTCGGGTAGAGATCTACAGCAATGTTCCGGAGATTCTCGATCCCGTTATCATTGACGATACGCTGCGCTCGGTCAATCCGCCGCTTATTCGTTTCCGTCCCGATGTGCAGAGCGATGCAGGCGTCATCGACTGGGCGCTGCGTGTACGGCAGGGCGAGAAGGATTTGAAGGGATTCCGCGGCAAACTCAATCCCCCCGAGACCATCGACTGGGAAGTGCAGAACGAGCGCGAGAGCATTCCGCGTTCGGATGAGGACCTTACTTACATTCTCACTGTGACTGATGCAGCGCAGCAGGTGGCATCATCCGAAGCGGGACGTCTGCCCGTCGAACAGATTACGGTGCAGAAAAAGCGCCGCGAGCAGATGGGTGATCGCATCATTGACCGCTACAATCTCATTCTCTTCGATTTCAATTCGGAGAAACTTGGTCCGCGCAACGAACGCATCATCGATATGATTCGTCCCCGCATCGCCGAGAACGCCACGGTGACTATCACGGGCTTCACGGATCGTATCGGCGAGACTTCAGTCAACGAGCCGCTTTCGCAGGGACGTGCACGCAGCGCCGCACGCGCACTCGGTGTCCCGCCTGAGCGTGCGACGGGACAAGGTGAAACGAACATGTACACGAACGACTTGCCTGAGGGCAGGTTCTACTGCCGCACCGTGACGATCCTGGTCGAAACGCCGGTGGAATAA
- a CDS encoding outer membrane beta-barrel protein yields MKRSLAVILLLLLVTGSVLAQEKKTEKQETNIRIEQTKEEKSNYYTVRFGAWFPKDEEKAFNYNNNLIEETGDFADQSQALGLDFHFRRNVGRPLFFDASASVWYTTTDFNFSNVTSNPDEIQDASTWSIILPITVGLSVAPLPDNPIQPYAMAGVGAYFGFTGRDITRVSNQNEPDDTETYIRFGFYLGAGLDFLFAEDFGISAGAKYQFIKFDDPLFTGQTDLTGLQATIGFVMRVR; encoded by the coding sequence ATGAAACGCAGTCTGGCTGTCATACTTTTGCTGCTTCTTGTTACGGGAAGCGTCCTTGCTCAGGAAAAGAAAACAGAAAAGCAGGAGACGAACATCCGTATCGAGCAGACGAAAGAGGAAAAGAGTAACTACTACACCGTCCGTTTCGGCGCCTGGTTCCCCAAAGACGAAGAGAAGGCGTTCAACTACAACAACAACCTCATTGAGGAAACAGGCGATTTTGCAGATCAGTCGCAGGCGCTTGGGCTGGACTTCCACTTCCGTCGCAATGTGGGACGCCCGTTGTTTTTCGACGCTTCCGCCTCGGTGTGGTACACGACGACGGATTTCAATTTCAGTAATGTGACTTCCAATCCCGATGAGATCCAGGATGCCTCGACATGGTCCATCATCCTGCCCATCACCGTCGGACTTTCTGTCGCGCCGCTGCCGGACAATCCGATTCAGCCTTACGCGATGGCGGGCGTCGGCGCATACTTCGGTTTCACGGGTCGCGATATCACAAGAGTTTCGAATCAGAATGAACCGGATGACACCGAGACGTACATTCGTTTCGGATTCTATCTCGGTGCAGGACTCGATTTCCTCTTCGCGGAGGATTTCGGTATCAGTGCCGGTGCGAAGTATCAGTTCATCAAGTTCGACGACCCGCTGTTTACCGGACAGACGGATCTGACCGGGTTGCAGGCGACGATTGGTTTCGTCATGCGCGTGCGCTGA